In Paraburkholderia bryophila, a single genomic region encodes these proteins:
- a CDS encoding tetratricopeptide repeat protein, whose product MGKPANLPQQLDSMLRQAVALQQNGAFAEAEELYREILELKPRHVDALQLLGALALQAGRLEEGVDLLKKALTVNAKQAAIHSNLAYALNALQRFDEGLASADRALALQAKFPDALNNRGNAQAGLNQPLDALGSFDRAIALTPAFAQAWNNRACVLRDLGRPADALASCDHALALQPNYPDAWSNRGNALSDLNQPQDAELSYRRALELAPTFADAWNNLGLTQIDLDRHAEALASYERALAVNPTAAETHWNESLCLLQMGQLEAGFRKYEWRWERNRIKAGKRSFAQPLWLGDFSIEGKTILLHAEQGLGDTLQFCRYAALVSALGAKVVLEVPAELMRLMTTLDGVDQLIEAGQPLPPFDCHCPLLSLPLAFKTDLASIPSATPYLLADNEAVEQWRERLNEHANGRLKVGLVWAGGNRPHVAELRKNDARRSITFERLAPMLDVPNVQFFSLQKGAAALQLSDSDAGRHTVIDYTEALHDFADTAALVANLDLVISVDTSTAHLAGALDKPVWILNRFDTCWRWMLERTDTPWYPRARLFRQPALGDWDSVIHATRSALATLTT is encoded by the coding sequence ATGGGCAAGCCTGCCAATCTGCCGCAACAGTTGGACTCGATGCTTCGGCAAGCCGTAGCGCTTCAACAGAACGGCGCTTTCGCCGAAGCCGAAGAACTCTATCGCGAGATTCTCGAACTCAAGCCACGTCATGTCGACGCGCTGCAATTGCTGGGCGCACTCGCGCTGCAAGCCGGGCGTCTGGAAGAGGGCGTCGATTTACTGAAGAAGGCGCTGACGGTCAACGCCAAACAGGCGGCGATTCATTCGAATCTCGCCTATGCGTTGAACGCGTTGCAGCGTTTCGACGAAGGCCTCGCGAGCGCGGATCGCGCGCTGGCCTTGCAAGCCAAATTCCCCGACGCGCTGAACAATCGCGGCAACGCGCAAGCCGGTCTGAACCAGCCGCTCGACGCGCTCGGCAGTTTCGACCGCGCCATTGCGCTGACGCCGGCTTTCGCGCAGGCCTGGAACAATCGCGCGTGCGTGCTGCGCGATCTGGGCCGTCCCGCCGATGCGCTCGCCAGTTGCGATCACGCGCTGGCGTTGCAGCCGAACTATCCCGATGCATGGAGCAATCGCGGCAATGCGCTCAGCGATCTGAACCAGCCGCAAGACGCGGAGCTTAGCTACCGGCGTGCCCTTGAACTCGCGCCGACTTTCGCCGATGCATGGAATAACCTCGGCCTCACGCAGATCGACCTCGATCGGCACGCGGAAGCCTTGGCCAGTTACGAGCGTGCGCTGGCCGTGAATCCCACGGCGGCGGAAACGCATTGGAACGAGTCGCTGTGTCTGCTGCAAATGGGGCAGCTCGAAGCCGGCTTTCGCAAATACGAATGGCGCTGGGAGCGCAACCGGATCAAGGCCGGCAAGCGCAGCTTCGCGCAGCCGCTGTGGCTCGGCGATTTTTCTATTGAAGGCAAAACGATTCTGCTGCACGCCGAACAGGGCCTCGGCGATACGCTGCAGTTTTGCCGCTATGCGGCGCTGGTGTCGGCACTCGGCGCGAAGGTCGTGCTCGAAGTGCCCGCCGAGTTGATGCGGCTCATGACGACGCTCGACGGTGTGGATCAGTTGATTGAAGCCGGGCAGCCGCTGCCGCCGTTCGATTGCCACTGTCCGCTGCTGAGTTTGCCGCTCGCGTTCAAGACCGACCTCGCGAGCATTCCATCGGCAACGCCGTATCTGTTGGCGGACAACGAAGCCGTCGAGCAATGGCGCGAGCGTCTTAACGAGCACGCAAACGGCCGACTCAAAGTCGGCCTCGTCTGGGCGGGCGGCAACCGGCCGCACGTCGCGGAATTGCGCAAGAACGACGCGCGCCGTTCGATCACGTTCGAGCGCCTCGCGCCGATGCTCGACGTGCCGAACGTGCAGTTCTTCAGCCTGCAAAAAGGCGCGGCCGCGTTGCAGTTGTCCGACAGCGATGCAGGCCGTCACACGGTTATCGACTACACCGAAGCGCTCCACGATTTCGCCGACACCGCGGCACTCGTCGCCAATCTCGATCTGGTGATTTCCGTCGACACGTCCACCGCGCATCTGGCCGGTGCGCTAGACAAGCCGGTATGGATTCTGAACCGCTTCGATACTTGCTGGCGCTGGATGCTGGAGCGCACCGACACGCCCTGGTATCCGCGCGCGCGGCTATTCCGGCAGCCGGCGTTAGGCGACTGGGACAGCGTGATCCACGCCACGCGCAGCGCGCTCGCAACGCTGACAACTTAG